TTTCACCGTCGGTCCCGGAGTTCCACCGGGTCAACCGTCGCGGCCGAAGATCAGCCGGACGGGTCGCGGACTGTCACCGCCGGTTCGGACTTCCACCGACCCCGGAGCGCACGTCGTCTGTTCAGCCGAAACCACGAACGGCCCGGGGGCATTCCGTCGTCCCGCGCCCACTCGACGTGAGCTGCGACACCACCGCCGTCCCGGCTGCGGGCGGAGCGATGCCATGGACGACGGACGCCACCGGGCCGTGTCGGTCGACGCGGCGAGAGGACCGTCGATCAGCCGGGCTGGCCGCCGGAGTCGAAGGGGTCGGTGTCGCCGGGCCTGCGCCGGGGTCGACCCGCGGGGCGGTCGCGCCCCTCGCCCGCGCCTCCCGCGGTGGCGGCGCCGGCCCGGGAGGACTCGCTCTCGAAGTGGTCCAGCCAGGTGGCCCACCGCTGCTGCGCGGGCTTGATGAGTCCGCCGCCCAGGCCGACGACGAGGATGCCGCCGAGGGTGGCCAGCACCGTGACCAGCACCGGGAGCGTGACGGTCACCGCGATCCCGAGCTGGTTGAGCGCGGCGATGACGCCGAGGCCGATCAGGAACACGAAGGCCAGGGTGCCCAGCAGATGCCCGTAGGACCGGCCCGCGAGGGCGGAGCGGATCAGATCACGCACCACGCGGCCGATGGCCGCCGCGATGAGCACCAGGATCAGCGCGACCACGACGCGGGGAATGTAGACGATGACCGAGTGCAACAGCTGGCTGATGGCGTTGCCGGAGCCGAAGACGCTGAACGCGATCTGCAACGTGATCAGCAGGATGAAGTAGTAGACGATCTTGATGACGATCTCGCCGAGATCCACCTTGGACTTGCTGAGCATGTCGGAGAGCCCGGTCTTCTCGACCAGCCGGTGGAAGCCCGCACGATGCAGCAACAGCCCGAGCGCCTTGGCCAGGCCCTTGGCGATCAACCAGCCGATCAGCAGGATGATAAGGAAACCGATGAGTTTGGGCACGAACGTGGCGATCATGGACCAGGCTTCTCCGAGCCCGCTGCGAATGTTCTCGCCCACCGCTTCCTCCTCGTCAAGCGACTTGTGTTCCTCCGTCTCCTCCAGATCGTTTCTCGGCGAGGCCGCCGATGCCGTCATCGCCACGCGGCACGAAAGGGGGAAATCGCAGCCGACGAACCCGCCGAGGCGCTCCACCGAGACCGTCGAGCCGAGGAGGGCACCCGCTCCACGCCGACACCCGACGCAGGTCAGAAGCACACCGTCACGGTGGCGGCTCGATCGGAGGTCCGCCGGACGGGCTGAGACTCATTCTCCGGATACCGACGCGGGACCGCGCCGTTTCCCATTCTTCACGACGGTTCCCGAATACCACGAAATCGCGGAACCCGCCCGCCGAGACGCCCGCCGGAATCAAGGCTTCTCGCGACCGACTCGGTCCAGGTCGAGATCATGCCCGCAATCCCGGGAATAAGCCGCGAAGTCGGCCGCCGTGCGGCGGACCGCCGCACGGCGGCGTGGAGTGCCCGCCGCCGCATCCTGCGACACGCCGTCCGTGCTCGCCCGCCGGAGTCGTCGACCCTGTCCACCGATCGCCTGCGGCTCGCCGCGTTCGTCGATCGCAGGCGCGCCCAGTCGTGCGGCGACGTTCCCGGACGACGGCGACTCGGCGGCGGGCGACTCGGCGGCGGGCGACGTGCGGCCGTCACGGGAACAGCGATCACGGGAGCGGCGGGCAGGCTCTCGGACGGCGATCAACGCGGACCCCCGGCCCGTCGTCGGTCCACGGGGGCACACGGCCGACCGGATCACGTACCCGGCACGAGCACATCGCCCGAACCCGGAGATGCGCGTCGACGTCGTCGGACGGCCGGTCGCACCGGCTCGCCGGCCTACCGGCCCGGCCGGCGGACTCGTCGGTCCCGCTGTTCGTCACCGCCCGACCTCGACGGTGGAGTCATGCCCGCCCCGTTCCATCGCGGGCACCCATGCGATTCTGGCGGCCATGGGCGAGGCCATCGAAGCAGGACAGGCCAGGAACGGGCTGTCTGTACAGACCCTGCGCAGGCTGGAGTACGCCTCCGGCGGCCTGGCCACCGCCAGCATCGCCTCCATGCAGAGCGTGCTCCCGTGGTTCCGCAGGCTGCCCGCCGATCAGCGGGCGAGCATCCTGCTGATCATCCAGGCCGGGGTGGCGAACTTCATCGTCTGGCTGAGCGAGTCGGAGGCGGCGCCGAGGGTGACGGCCGAGGGCTTCCTGCGCGCCGCGCCCAAGGACCTGTCCCGGTGGATGAGCCTGCGGCAGACCGTCGAACTGGTCCGCATCGCCATCGACGTCTTCGAACAGCAGCTCCCCGAACTCGCCGCCGACGACGACGAGCGGGCCGTGCTGACCGAGGGCATCCTGCGTTTCGGCCGCGAGATCGCCTTCACCGCCGCCACCTCCTATGCGGCGGCGGCGGAGGCCAGAGGCGCGTGGGACGCCCGGTTGGAGTCGCTGATCGTCGACGGCGTCGTACGCGGCGACGCCGAGGAGTCGCTGCTCTCCAGGGCCTCGGCCCTGGGCTGGGACCAGCCGGTCGCCGCCACCGTGCTGGTCGGCAATCCGCCGTCGACCGATCCTCCCGCCGTGCTCTACGAGGTCCGCAGCCGTGCGGCCAGGGTGTCGCGGCCGGTGTTGCTGGGCGTGCACGGCTCACGGCTGGTCGTGGTGCTCGGCGGGATGGTGGACGCGACCGAGGAACGCGACGTCCTGCTGAAGATCTCCGAGGGATTCGGCGACGGACCCGTCGTGGCGGGCCCCACCGTGGAGAGTCTCGCCGATGCCCACCGCTCCGCGGAGGACGCGCTCTCCGGGCTGCGGGCCGTGGTGGCCTGGCCCGCGGCTCCCCGTCCTGTCCGGTCCACCGACCTGCTGCCGGAACGGGCGCTGGCGGGCGACCCCGGCGCGGAGCGGCAGCTGGTCGAGCAGGTGATGTTGCCGCTGGCGGAGTCCAGCGGCGGGCTGCTGGAGACGGTGCAGGCCTACCTCGAGGTCGGCGGCGTCCTGGAGACCTGCGCGAAGACGCTCTTCGTGCATCCGAACACCGTGCGGTACCGGCTGCGTCGCGTGGCCGAGCTGACCGGATACAACCCCGCCGACCCGCGTGACGCGCTGGTCCTTCAG
This genomic stretch from Actinoalloteichus hoggarensis harbors:
- a CDS encoding mechanosensitive ion channel family protein; the protein is MGENIRSGLGEAWSMIATFVPKLIGFLIILLIGWLIAKGLAKALGLLLHRAGFHRLVEKTGLSDMLSKSKVDLGEIVIKIVYYFILLITLQIAFSVFGSGNAISQLLHSVIVYIPRVVVALILVLIAAAIGRVVRDLIRSALAGRSYGHLLGTLAFVFLIGLGVIAALNQLGIAVTVTLPVLVTVLATLGGILVVGLGGGLIKPAQQRWATWLDHFESESSRAGAATAGGAGEGRDRPAGRPRRRPGDTDPFDSGGQPG
- a CDS encoding PucR family transcriptional regulator; amino-acid sequence: MGEAIEAGQARNGLSVQTLRRLEYASGGLATASIASMQSVLPWFRRLPADQRASILLIIQAGVANFIVWLSESEAAPRVTAEGFLRAAPKDLSRWMSLRQTVELVRIAIDVFEQQLPELAADDDERAVLTEGILRFGREIAFTAATSYAAAAEARGAWDARLESLIVDGVVRGDAEESLLSRASALGWDQPVAATVLVGNPPSTDPPAVLYEVRSRAARVSRPVLLGVHGSRLVVVLGGMVDATEERDVLLKISEGFGDGPVVAGPTVESLADAHRSAEDALSGLRAVVAWPAAPRPVRSTDLLPERALAGDPGAERQLVEQVMLPLAESSGGLLETVQAYLEVGGVLETCAKTLFVHPNTVRYRLRRVAELTGYNPADPRDALVLQVALKVGRLAQARGLW